The following are encoded together in the Ranitomeya imitator isolate aRanImi1 chromosome 4, aRanImi1.pri, whole genome shotgun sequence genome:
- the LOC138675106 gene encoding E3 ubiquitin/ISG15 ligase TRIM25-like encodes MASAILRDELLCSICLNLYTDPVTLRCGHNFCRDCIDQFLNTQDESGVYNCPECRIIFLERPELQRNITLCNVAERFLTTQTNQEEITRIYCTYCIHSPVPAVKSCLLCEVSVCNNHLGVHLETAPEHVLTEPSTSLKNRKCSIHRKILEYYCTEDDVCICVSCSLAGEHRGHRVEMLVEASEQKKEKLRNVLQNLNTKRKKTEERVQSLEEQRRKAQEKASRETKRVTAMFRDIRRQLDDLEKRVLSDISRREEKMILSLFDVIQNLEIEKDELSRKMRHIEELCNMTDPLTVLQESDTGDLCDPVKEQGVEDTEGHDEVDEGTGHDGGDEGTGHDGGDEGTGGLDGGDEDTGGHDGGDRGAELISHISHTLSDIIRDINVTFYGEGPANILLDVNSANNNLLISDNLKIATLTKIMQNRPETAERFKDYPQVISSRRFTSGRHYWDVKICGSVLWKVGMCYPSLERKKNPSIIGYNKISWSLYGRQGYNNQCSVIHDSKEIRLPVQITSNRVRICLDYEAGQLSFYELCDPIRHLHTFTATFTEPLHAALFVGGASIKISRGAAVRNRHNSRNLPSDW; translated from the coding sequence ATGGCGTCTGCTATTCTGAGAGACGAGCTGCTCTGCTCCATCTGTCTGAACCTGTATACAGATCCTGTAAccctgagatgtggacacaacttctgccgggaTTGTATTGACCAGTTTCTGAATACACAAGACGAGTCTGGAGTTTATAACTGTCCTGAATGTAGAATAATATTTCTGGAACGTCCTGAACTGCAAAGGAACATAACTCTATGTAACGTAGCAGAACGCTTCCTGACTACACAAACAAATCAGGAGGAGATCACACGGATCTACTGCACTTACTGTATTCACTCTCCTGTACCTGCTGTTAAATCTTGTCTACTGTGTGAAGTTTCTGTGTGCAATAATCACCTGGGAGTTCACCTAGAAACAGCACCAGAACACGTCCTAACTGAACCCAGCACTTCTCTGAAAAACAGAAAATGCTCCATCCATAGGAAGATACTGGAATATTACTGCACTGAGGACGATGTTTGCATCTGTGTGTCCTGCAGTTTGGCTGGAGAACACCGAGGACATCGGGTGGAGATGCTGGTTGAGGCATCAGAACAGAAGAAGGAGAAACTGAGAAATGTTTTGCAGAATCTGAACACAAAGAGAAAGAAGACTGAGGAAAgagtccagagtctggaggagcAGAGGAGAAAAGCTCAAGAAAAAGCCTCTCGAGAGACCAAAAGAGTCACTGCCATGTTTAGAGACATCAGGAGACAGTTAGATGACCTGGAAAAGAGGGTCCTGAGTGACATCTCCAGGCGAGAAGAGAAGATGATATTGTCACTGTTTGATGTGATCCAGAATCTGGAAATAGAGAAGGACGAGCTGTCCAGGAAGATGAGGcacattgaggagctgtgtaacatgaCGGATCCACTGACTGTTTTACAGGAGTCAGACACCGGGGACTTGTGTGATCCTGTGAAGGAACAAGGTGTTGAGGACACAGAGGGACATGATGAAGTTGATGAGGGcacaggacatgatggaggtgatgagggcacaggacatgatggaggtgatgagggcaCAGGAGGACTTGATGGAggcgatgaggacacaggaggacatgatggaggtgatcggGGTGCGGAGCTGATCTCACACATATCACACACATTATCTGATATAATAAGAGATATAAATGTGACCTTCTATGGGGAAGGTCCTGCAAACATATTACTGGATGTAAATTCAGCTAATAATAATCTCCTTATATCAGACAACCTGAAAATTGCAACCTTGACAAAAATAATGCAGAATCGACCAGAAACAGCAGAGAGATTCAAGGATTATCCTCAGGTTATAAGCAGCAGGAGATTTACCTCAGGGCGACATTACTGGGATGTGAAGATCTGTGGATCAGTGTTGTGGAAGGTGGGGATGTGCTATCCCAGTTTAGAAAGGAAGAAAAATCCATCGATTATTGGATATAATAAAATATCCTGGAGTTTATATGGAAGGCAGGGGTATAATAATCAGTGTTCAGTGATACATGACAGTAAAGAGATCCGATTACCTGTCCAGATCACCAGTAATAGGGTCAGGATATGTCTGGATTATGAGGCCGGAcagttgtccttttatgagctgtgtgaccccatcagacacttacacaccttcactgccACCTTCACCGAGCCCCTTCATGCTGCGTTATTTGTAGGGGGAGCTTCTATAAAGATATCACGGGGAGCAGCTGTGAGGAACCGTCATAACAGTCGAAATCTACCCAGCGATTGGTGA